Part of the Nostoc sp. ATCC 53789 genome, TCGGCGGGAAAAGAACTAGTGAATAGAGGGGGAAACGGTTAGAAAGCTTGCTCTGTGCAAGAAAAATATCTCCGAACAAATCCAGCAATCCGTATACAAATCCAATGAATGATGTGACGATCGCAAACTCTGAAAAAATAGATACTAAAACTCCTAACCATTCTCCCGCACCGCCTGCTCGGAGAATTTGCAGTGGGTCAAAAACAGTTCTACCATCAGATGTGTCATATCGCATATCAGGACTGACGCTTCCTAAAATTACGGCATTCCACGCCAAGAACATAATTAGAGGAATCACAGAACCAATTAAGATAGACTGACGAATTTTGCCGGCATCCCCTTCGAGTTGCGTCACAACTAACGGCACAACGTTTTGGAAAAATAGCGCCACAGACATCACTGAAATAGCACTACCAAGGGCACTCCAGTTCTGAAATAAGAGTTGGGCACTCTGAATGTGCCTTCCTGCGAAAAACAATAATCCCAAAAAAGACACGATGACAATTCCGACAAAGGCACTGTTTAATTTCTCAATAAACTTTTCTCGCCCAAGATACATAATGCCACCAAATAACAGCGTGAAAGTCGTCGTGCCCATCCACGTTGGTAATATCTGCACACTCCAGATTTTTGCTGCCGCATATCCTAAAATCTCTCCACCTTGGGTAATGTATGCCACCAAGAGAGCATAATGCATAAATAAATATGCACCGCCAGCCATTTTCGCTCCCAGCTTACCAAGGATTTTCTCAACAACTCCCAAAAAACCTATGCTTACACGCCCTTCTGTTCGCATCGTGTTTAAGGTAACTTCTGCAACCAATAACCCTGAAACTAAAGCGTAGAGCCAAACAGCAATCAGTCCAGATGTGGATGGTATAATACCAGACGGCAGAGTAACGGCTGGTAAGGCGAGAATTCCAGCCCCAACAGTGGTTCCCGCAATCAATGCAGTACTCCCCAATACACTACCCGGTTGATGATTAAGCTTTTTTCCATCAAATTCAAGATGAGAA contains:
- a CDS encoding aromatic amino acid transport family protein yields the protein MLPIETVLKDSEQVTRLFSHLEFDGKKLNHQPGSVLGSTALIAGTTVGAGILALPAVTLPSGIIPSTSGLIAVWLYALVSGLLVAEVTLNTMRTEGRVSIGFLGVVEKILGKLGAKMAGGAYLFMHYALLVAYITQGGEILGYAAAKIWSVQILPTWMGTTTFTLLFGGIMYLGREKFIEKLNSAFVGIVIVSFLGLLFFAGRHIQSAQLLFQNWSALGSAISVMSVALFFQNVVPLVVTQLEGDAGKIRQSILIGSVIPLIMFLAWNAVILGSVSPDMRYDTSDGRTVFDPLQILRAGGAGEWLGVLVSIFSEFAIVTSFIGFVYGLLDLFGDIFLAQSKLSNRFPLYSLVLFPPMTLGTLNPSIFFTALDYTGTFSISVLGGIIPALMSWKQRQEQENSDSTNQLLVPGGKVTLIVMIGVALTMMGRQILVIYTE